The genomic DNA CTTCCTTGATTTTATCATCCATAACGATGGCGAGACGCTTTCCTACATTATTGCTTGTCAGCTGGTAGAACAGATCGCCGCCTTCACTGTCAAGTTCAAAGATTACTTCAGGCTGATTGGTGATGGAATCTCTTCTTACCAGTGCCGATTTGATATGCGAACCATCAAGTCCGGGTTCTTTCTCTACAGCAAGATAGCTTGTAAGTTCATCAACACCATAGGCGTCTTTTTTATAAACGCCCATTACAACGACATCTTCGGGAAGAAGCGTATCGTCTTCGGGACGACCGTTCTCAAAGATTTCACCGGGATTGTTTCTGATAATGTCCAGAAGTTTATTGGAAGCATCATCATTAACGATATGAAAATTCAGAGAACCTTTACCATGAAGGAAAGAGTTAACCGTTTCCTGGTCAACCTCTCCGGGAACTTCAATAATAATCTGGTTGTTCGCCTGTTTTCTGATTGAAGGCTCTGTGACTCCGAATTTATCGATTCGGCTCGTAAGAGTTGTCATAGCGAGAGCTATGGCTTCATCGATTTCGGCATCTGAAGGACTATGTCCCAGTCTTTCCGCCAGATTGTCTTCATCAGCTTCTATGGTAACGCTCAGACCACCGGAAATATCGAGACCGAGCTGAAGGATCTTGTTTTTCATATCCTTCAAACTTGTAATATCTTCTCTATGATATTCTTCAAGTGCGGAAAACAACTCATTGGCAGAGTTGAATCCTTCAAGAACAGATTTTACAGTCCATTCCGCAGGAAAATCTTTCTTTTCCAGTTTATAATTGCTTTTGGCTTCGGCTATAAGAAAACCGTATGATTCAGCAAGAACTTCATCGGGACTGTTTTTAACCAGTGCCGTCAGCTCCTCCAATTCGCCGGCTGCCTGTTTTTTAGCATATTCCCGGATCTGCTCCTTGGAACTGTTGGCGATAAGCTGTCTGTCTTCAGGGGTAAAGAAATACCACTTGATTGTAGGTGACAGAAGAACGCCGGCCAGTCCGATAAACAGAAGAATCACCAGAAATCTAAATCTAATGCTCATTGTATGACTCCAGATTGTTTAAATATCTTATAAAAAATTATTCTTTATCTTTCTTTTTGGATTTTTTATCAGTTTCTTCGCTGATCTCAGCGACCTTCTGATTTTTCTTATCCTTTACAACTTCGGAAAGAGCGGACTTTTTAAAATCGATCTTCACATCGTTGTATACTCTGACAGAAACAATATCATCTTTAACGGAATCGACAGTACCTCTGATTCCTCCGATAGTCGTTACTTTGTCGCCTTTTTCGACAGATTCGATCATGGCTTTTGTTTCTTTCTGTTTTTTGTTCTGAGGTCTGATGATCAGAAAGTAGAAGATGGCAATAACCAGAGCGAATGTCACGATTGGAGTGGACATAGCTGCCGCACCGCCTGCAGCCTGCATAAGAGGCAGATTCAGTAATAAATTCATAATTTATCCCCGCATTTGTATTTTAAAACTTATATTAAAACTAGATTTTCGCAGTTTTTTGTATTTCATCCGGAACGGTATAAACTCCGAAAAGGAGCTTCAGCTGGTCAATGGATTTGTAAGCCGAACCGCTTTGTTCATTGTACAGATTGAGAATGTATTGCATCGATTCCTGATCATTATCGTACAGAGCGTCGCAGAAAGCTGATTTAAACAACCCTTTGTCAGCCAGTTCCCGGGATGTCAGGGAGGAATTCGCTTTTAAAGCTCTTTTATCGACAACGGCAGAATCTCCATGATATCCGATTATAAAATTGAAAACTGTTTTCTTCATAGTAATACCCTACAAGTTCAAATGATTTTATCAGTATAGCTTGAAAAAGTACACTGAAAAAAAAGTATGTTTAGCTAAAAAAATAGACTGCCCCGGATATGCTCCGGAGCAGTCCTGTATAATCCTTACGGGATCGGGCTTACATCATGCCGCCCATTCCGCCCATTCCGCCCATTCCGGGAGCACCTGCAGCAGGAGCCTCTTCGGGAATGTCAGTGATGGAACATTCAGTGGTGAGGAGAAGACCGGCAATGGAAGCCGCATTCTGAAGAGCGCTTCGTGTAACCTTGGCAGGGTCGATGATTCCCGCCTTGATCATGTCAGTCCATTCCATTTTGTTAGCGTCGAATCCGATACCTTTCTTCTCGGACTTCGCTTTGTCCGCTACAATCGCACCGTCAATACCTGCATTGTTGGCAATCTGTCTTACAGGCTCTTCAAGAGCCCTCTTTACGATCTTGAATCCGACCTTTTCATCTTCGGTAAG from Spirochaeta isovalerica includes the following:
- the secD gene encoding protein translocase subunit SecD; its protein translation is MSIRFRFLVILLFIGLAGVLLSPTIKWYFFTPEDRQLIANSSKEQIREYAKKQAAGELEELTALVKNSPDEVLAESYGFLIAEAKSNYKLEKKDFPAEWTVKSVLEGFNSANELFSALEEYHREDITSLKDMKNKILQLGLDISGGLSVTIEADEDNLAERLGHSPSDAEIDEAIALAMTTLTSRIDKFGVTEPSIRKQANNQIIIEVPGEVDQETVNSFLHGKGSLNFHIVNDDASNKLLDIIRNNPGEIFENGRPEDDTLLPEDVVVMGVYKKDAYGVDELTSYLAVEKEPGLDGSHIKSALVRRDSITNQPEVIFELDSEGGDLFYQLTSNNVGKRLAIVMDDKIKEGAPNISEGIRNSVRMTGFDSDEAQQLSIVLKTAALPINLNVIDEQAVGASLGSDAIRTGIMAMIIGFIAVILFMIIYYKGAGVVATVALLLNFVFIMAILSSFKMTLTMTSIAGLILNVGMAVDANVIIFERIKEELRIGKARSAAIEAGFKKAFWTVMDANITTLIAAIFLSQLGKGPIQGFAVTLAVGIVSSLFTAIFVSKAIFTFGSDTLKLKKLSIGWGLK
- the yajC gene encoding preprotein translocase subunit YajC, with protein sequence MNLLLNLPLMQAAGGAAAMSTPIVTFALVIAIFYFLIIRPQNKKQKETKAMIESVEKGDKVTTIGGIRGTVDSVKDDIVSVRVYNDVKIDFKKSALSEVVKDKKNQKVAEISEETDKKSKKKDKE